From Nicotiana tabacum cultivar K326 chromosome 22, ASM71507v2, whole genome shotgun sequence, one genomic window encodes:
- the LOC107795208 gene encoding protein transport protein SEC23 A isoform X2 — MAKRPESSVGYSVTIPPPQQGTAQSPIFSPPPFPATTGPIFPPPPIVQPNQIPSPSMKTPNLPSPANGVRTGSPAPHLSTPPGPPVFSSPLQPAAVPFRTSPATPQPVAYSSASSLPTSSPPQFSNGSVDLHHQSSDATEDWTPATESPNVLFSAHKVLKQKKLANIPSLGFGALVSSGREMSPGPQMIQRDPHRCHNCGAYANHYSNILPGSGQWQCVICRDLNGSEGDYVASSKEELRNVPELSLPSVDYVQTGNKRPGFFPVSDSRVSAPVVLVIDECLDEPHLQHLQSSLHAFVDSLPPTTRLGIVTYGSTVSVYDFSEESVASADVFPGNKSPDQESLKALIYGTGIYLSPMHASLPVAHSIFSSFRPYKLDIAEASRDRCLGTAVEVASAIIQGPSAEMSQGVVKRSGGNSRIIVCAGGPNTCGPGSVPYSFSHPNYAHMEKISLKWMETLGREVFRKNTVVDILCAGTCPVRVPVLQPLAKASGGVLILHDDFGEAFGVNLQRASGRAAGSHGLLEVRCSEDIFVSQVVGPGEEAHVDSNETFKNDDALVIQMLSVEETQSFALSMETKRDIKRDFVYFQFAFKFSDVYQSDITRVITVRLPTVDSVSSYLESVQDEVAAVLIAKRTLLRAKYANDALDMRVTVDERIKEITSKFGSQMPKSKLYRFPRELSVLPELLFHLRRGPLLGSILGHEDERSVLRNLFLNAGFDLSLRMVAPRCLMHRQGGTFEELPAYDLAMQSDAAVVLDHGTDVFIWLGAELDAQEGKGAAALAACRTLAEELTEVRFPAPRILAFKEGSSQARYFVSRLIPAHKDPPYEQKMRMKKMRKKN; from the exons ATGGCGAAACGACCCGAATCATCGGTTGGATACTCTGTCACTATACCACCTCCTCAGCAAGGCACTGCCCAGTCACCAATTTTTAGTCCTCCCCCATTCCCAGCAACAACAGGTCCTATATTTCCTCCACCACCAATTGTACAACCAAACCAGATTCCTTCTCCATCTATGAAGACTCCTAATTTACCATCACCTGCTAATGGAGTTAGAACTGGAAGCCCTGCTCCTCATTTGAGTACCCCACCTGGACCTCCTGTGTTTTCGTCACCGCTCCAACCTGCTGCTGTTCCGTTCAGAACTTCTCCGGCCACCCCGCAGCCTGTTGCCTATTCCTCTGCTTCGTCTCTCCCCACATCATCACCTCCGCAGTTCTCGAATGGCTCTGTTGATCTGCATCACCAGAGTTCTGATGCTACTGAAGATTGGACACCTGCTACGGAATCTCCAAACGTTCTCTTCTCGGCTCACAAG GTGTTGAAGCAGAAAAAACTTGCAAATATTCCAAGTCTAGGCTTTGGGGCATTAGTTTCTTCCGGAAGGGAGATGTCACCTGGTCCTCAAATGATACAACGTGATCCCCATCGTTGCCATAATTGTGGAGCATATGCAAATCATTATAGCAACATTTTACCTGGCTCAGGGCAGTGGCAGTGTGTAATATGTCGTGATCTCAACGGAAGTGAAGGGGACTATGTAGCTTCCAGCAAGGAAGAACTTCGCAATGTGCCGGAACTATCATTACCTTCAGTTGATTATGTCCAGACAGGGAATAAGAGGCCTGGTTTTTTCCCAGTGTCTGATTCCAGAGTTTCAGCACCAGTTGTTCTTGTAATAGATGAGTGTTTAGATGAACCTCATCTCCAACATCTTCAGAGCTCTTTGCACGCATTTGTGGATTCATTGCCTCCAACTACAAGACTCGGGATTGTCACGTATGGAAGCACCGTTTCAGTTTATGATTTTTCAGAAGAATCTGTGGCATCAGCTGATGTATTTCCTGGTAACAAATCACCAGATCAGGAGTCCTTGAAAGCATTGATTTATGGGACCGGGATATACTTGTCTCCTATGCACGCATCTCTTCCTGTGGCACACTCAATATTCTCATCATTTAGGCCATACAAACTTGATATTGCAGAAGCTTCTAGAGACCGTTGCCTGGGTACAGCAGTTGAAGTTGCTTCGGCAATTATTCAAGGTCCATCAGCAGAAATGTCACAGGGTGTTGTTAAAAGGTCCGGCGGAAACAGCAGAATTATTGTCTGTGCTGGTGGACCAAATACATGTGGCCCTGGTTCGGTTCCGTATTCTTTTTCTCATCCTAACTATGCTCATATGGAGAAAATTTCATTGAAGTGGATGGAAACCCTAGGTCGTGAGGTGTTTAGGAAGAACACAGTTGTCGATATTTTATGTGCAGGCACATGTCCAGTAAGAGTGCCTGTCCTGCAGCCTCTTGCAAAAGCCTCTGGGGGTGTACTTATTCTCCACGATGACTTTGGAGAGGCTTTTGGTGTGAACTTGCAGAGAGCATCTGGGAGGGCTGCAGGTTCACATGGTTTACTGGAGGTCCGCTGTTCTGAGGATATTTTTGTTAGTCAAGTTGTAGGCCCCGGTGAAGAGGCGCATGTGGACAGCAATGAAACTTTTAAAAACGATGATGCTCTTGTCATACAAATGCTAAGCGTCGAAGAAACACAGAGTTTTGCGTTATCCATGGAAACCAAGAGAGACATTAAGCGCGATTTTGTGTATTTCCAGTTTGCCTTTAAGTTTTCTGATGTCTACCAGTCAGATATCACCAGAGTCATCACTGTTCGATTGCCTACTGTGGACAGTGTTTCATCATATCTTGAGAGTGTTCAAGATGAAGTGGCTGCTGTTCTTATTGCCAAGAGGACACTTTTGAGAGCCAAGTATGCCAATGATGCACTTGATATGCGAGTCACGGTTGATGAAAGAATCAAAGAAATCACAAGCAAGTTTGGTTCTCAAATGCCCAAATCAAAACTCTATCGGTTTCCTAGGGAGCTCTCTGTGTTACCAGAACTCTTATTCCATCTTAGAAGGGGGCCACTTCTGGGAAGCATTCTTGGTCATGAAGATGAGAGATCTGTGTTGCGAAACTTGTTTCTGAATGCAGGATTTGATTTGTCCCTCCGAATGGTGGCTCCTCGCTGTCTGATGCATAGACAAGGTGGCACTTTTGAGGAACTACCTGCTTATGACCTTGCTATGCAATCTGATGCAGCAGTTGTTCTTGATCATGGCACTGATGTCTTCATTTGGTTG GGTGCAGAACTTGACGCGCAGGAGGGTAAAGGTGCAGCAGCATTAGCAGCTTGCAGAACTTTAGCTGAAGAGCTCACAGAAGTGCGGTTTCCAGCTCCTCGGATTCTTGCATTCAAG GAAGGGAGTTCTCAGGCTCGATATTTTGTTTCCCGACTGATACCGGCACACAAGGACCCTCCTTATGAACAG aaaatgaggatgaagaaaatgaggaagaagaattag
- the LOC107795208 gene encoding protein transport protein SEC23 A isoform X1 yields MAKRPESSVGYSVTIPPPQQGTAQSPIFSPPPFPATTGPIFPPPPIVQPNQIPSPSMKTPNLPSPANGVRTGSPAPHLSTPPGPPVFSSPLQPAAVPFRTSPATPQPVAYSSASSLPTSSPPQFSNGSVDLHHQSSDATEDWTPATESPNVLFSAHKVLKQKKLANIPSLGFGALVSSGREMSPGPQMIQRDPHRCHNCGAYANHYSNILPGSGQWQCVICRDLNGSEGDYVASSKEELRNVPELSLPSVDYVQTGNKRPGFFPVSDSRVSAPVVLVIDECLDEPHLQHLQSSLHAFVDSLPPTTRLGIVTYGSTVSVYDFSEESVASADVFPGNKSPDQESLKALIYGTGIYLSPMHASLPVAHSIFSSFRPYKLDIAEASRDRCLGTAVEVASAIIQGPSAEMSQGVVKRSGGNSRIIVCAGGPNTCGPGSVPYSFSHPNYAHMEKISLKWMETLGREVFRKNTVVDILCAGTCPVRVPVLQPLAKASGGVLILHDDFGEAFGVNLQRASGRAAGSHGLLEVRCSEDIFVSQVVGPGEEAHVDSNETFKNDDALVIQMLSVEETQSFALSMETKRDIKRDFVYFQFAFKFSDVYQSDITRVITVRLPTVDSVSSYLESVQDEVAAVLIAKRTLLRAKYANDALDMRVTVDERIKEITSKFGSQMPKSKLYRFPRELSVLPELLFHLRRGPLLGSILGHEDERSVLRNLFLNAGFDLSLRMVAPRCLMHRQGGTFEELPAYDLAMQSDAAVVLDHGTDVFIWLGAELDAQEGKGAAALAACRTLAEELTEVRFPAPRILAFKEGSSQARYFVSRLIPAHKDPPYEQEARFPQLRTLTGEQRTKLKSSFLYFDDPSFCEWMRSLKVLPPEPS; encoded by the exons ATGGCGAAACGACCCGAATCATCGGTTGGATACTCTGTCACTATACCACCTCCTCAGCAAGGCACTGCCCAGTCACCAATTTTTAGTCCTCCCCCATTCCCAGCAACAACAGGTCCTATATTTCCTCCACCACCAATTGTACAACCAAACCAGATTCCTTCTCCATCTATGAAGACTCCTAATTTACCATCACCTGCTAATGGAGTTAGAACTGGAAGCCCTGCTCCTCATTTGAGTACCCCACCTGGACCTCCTGTGTTTTCGTCACCGCTCCAACCTGCTGCTGTTCCGTTCAGAACTTCTCCGGCCACCCCGCAGCCTGTTGCCTATTCCTCTGCTTCGTCTCTCCCCACATCATCACCTCCGCAGTTCTCGAATGGCTCTGTTGATCTGCATCACCAGAGTTCTGATGCTACTGAAGATTGGACACCTGCTACGGAATCTCCAAACGTTCTCTTCTCGGCTCACAAG GTGTTGAAGCAGAAAAAACTTGCAAATATTCCAAGTCTAGGCTTTGGGGCATTAGTTTCTTCCGGAAGGGAGATGTCACCTGGTCCTCAAATGATACAACGTGATCCCCATCGTTGCCATAATTGTGGAGCATATGCAAATCATTATAGCAACATTTTACCTGGCTCAGGGCAGTGGCAGTGTGTAATATGTCGTGATCTCAACGGAAGTGAAGGGGACTATGTAGCTTCCAGCAAGGAAGAACTTCGCAATGTGCCGGAACTATCATTACCTTCAGTTGATTATGTCCAGACAGGGAATAAGAGGCCTGGTTTTTTCCCAGTGTCTGATTCCAGAGTTTCAGCACCAGTTGTTCTTGTAATAGATGAGTGTTTAGATGAACCTCATCTCCAACATCTTCAGAGCTCTTTGCACGCATTTGTGGATTCATTGCCTCCAACTACAAGACTCGGGATTGTCACGTATGGAAGCACCGTTTCAGTTTATGATTTTTCAGAAGAATCTGTGGCATCAGCTGATGTATTTCCTGGTAACAAATCACCAGATCAGGAGTCCTTGAAAGCATTGATTTATGGGACCGGGATATACTTGTCTCCTATGCACGCATCTCTTCCTGTGGCACACTCAATATTCTCATCATTTAGGCCATACAAACTTGATATTGCAGAAGCTTCTAGAGACCGTTGCCTGGGTACAGCAGTTGAAGTTGCTTCGGCAATTATTCAAGGTCCATCAGCAGAAATGTCACAGGGTGTTGTTAAAAGGTCCGGCGGAAACAGCAGAATTATTGTCTGTGCTGGTGGACCAAATACATGTGGCCCTGGTTCGGTTCCGTATTCTTTTTCTCATCCTAACTATGCTCATATGGAGAAAATTTCATTGAAGTGGATGGAAACCCTAGGTCGTGAGGTGTTTAGGAAGAACACAGTTGTCGATATTTTATGTGCAGGCACATGTCCAGTAAGAGTGCCTGTCCTGCAGCCTCTTGCAAAAGCCTCTGGGGGTGTACTTATTCTCCACGATGACTTTGGAGAGGCTTTTGGTGTGAACTTGCAGAGAGCATCTGGGAGGGCTGCAGGTTCACATGGTTTACTGGAGGTCCGCTGTTCTGAGGATATTTTTGTTAGTCAAGTTGTAGGCCCCGGTGAAGAGGCGCATGTGGACAGCAATGAAACTTTTAAAAACGATGATGCTCTTGTCATACAAATGCTAAGCGTCGAAGAAACACAGAGTTTTGCGTTATCCATGGAAACCAAGAGAGACATTAAGCGCGATTTTGTGTATTTCCAGTTTGCCTTTAAGTTTTCTGATGTCTACCAGTCAGATATCACCAGAGTCATCACTGTTCGATTGCCTACTGTGGACAGTGTTTCATCATATCTTGAGAGTGTTCAAGATGAAGTGGCTGCTGTTCTTATTGCCAAGAGGACACTTTTGAGAGCCAAGTATGCCAATGATGCACTTGATATGCGAGTCACGGTTGATGAAAGAATCAAAGAAATCACAAGCAAGTTTGGTTCTCAAATGCCCAAATCAAAACTCTATCGGTTTCCTAGGGAGCTCTCTGTGTTACCAGAACTCTTATTCCATCTTAGAAGGGGGCCACTTCTGGGAAGCATTCTTGGTCATGAAGATGAGAGATCTGTGTTGCGAAACTTGTTTCTGAATGCAGGATTTGATTTGTCCCTCCGAATGGTGGCTCCTCGCTGTCTGATGCATAGACAAGGTGGCACTTTTGAGGAACTACCTGCTTATGACCTTGCTATGCAATCTGATGCAGCAGTTGTTCTTGATCATGGCACTGATGTCTTCATTTGGTTG GGTGCAGAACTTGACGCGCAGGAGGGTAAAGGTGCAGCAGCATTAGCAGCTTGCAGAACTTTAGCTGAAGAGCTCACAGAAGTGCGGTTTCCAGCTCCTCGGATTCTTGCATTCAAG GAAGGGAGTTCTCAGGCTCGATATTTTGTTTCCCGACTGATACCGGCACACAAGGACCCTCCTTATGAACAG GAAGCAAGATTTCCACAGCTTCGGACGTTGACTGGAGAACAGAGAACGAAGTTGAAAAGCAGCTTCCTTTACTTCGATGATCCTAGCTTCTGCGAATGGATGCGTAGTTTGAAAGTTTTGCCACCTGAACCAAGCTAA